Proteins found in one Oncorhynchus tshawytscha isolate Ot180627B linkage group LG25, Otsh_v2.0, whole genome shotgun sequence genomic segment:
- the LOC112224389 gene encoding cerebellar degeneration-related protein 2-like isoform X1: MLTDMIEVEEFEIQEDEPWYDKQDLEHDLHLAAELGKTLLDRNRELEQGLQQMYSTNQEQLQEIEYLTKQVDLLRQVNDQHAKVYEQLDQSSREQEQSNTRLVQDNRTAQHKIQGLTEMIEALQTQVEDLQRQVEDLKTAPANPHRKPLAESWRPYGVQSVSCLNELQRTHSVYSGDHSDDPWSPSDISWREEEQESLRRSLRSLQTQLANERARREGAERDADHLANENVALEQRLGMMEGCQARLVELECEAEELRQLWRADYSNKALRSRVSLGMLPNALFFPLNQERGMGEDGESEGDLMEVSYRSKVKGCDVLKHCNSEKQLRSLRGEGSDVYESHDHERSCVRHSEVVKQRGISLLNEVDAQYSALQVKYDALLRRCHQGEQDPSQQHSQKEVQKPSGAPLVRPRSPASLRQGQEDELHQPEYKALFKEIFTCIKKTKEDLSENRGKSWQLE, encoded by the exons ATGCTTACAGATATGATTGAGGTGGAAGAATTCGAAATCCAGGAGGATGAACCTTGGTATGACAAGCAGGACCTTGAACATG ACCTGCACCTAGCTGCTGAGCTGGGGAAGACCCTGCTGGACAGGAACAGAGAGCTGGAGCAGGGTCTGCAGCAGatgtactccaccaatcaggaacAGCTACAGGAGATAGAG tacctgACTAAGCAGGTGGACCTCCTGAGACAGGTGAATGATCAGCATGCTAAGGTGTACGAGCAGTTAGATCAGTCCTCCAGAGAACAGGAGCAGAGCAACACCCGCCTGGTACAGGACAACAGGACCGCCCAGCACAAGATCCAGGG GCTCACAGAGATGATCGAGGCTCTGCAGACCCAGGTGGAGGATCTGCAACGTCAGGTAGAGGATCTGAAGACCGCCCCTGCTAATCCCCATAGGAAACCCCTTGCAGAATCATGGCGGCCCTACGGGGTGCAGAGCGTGTCCTGCCTGAATGAGTTGCAACGCACACACAG TGTCTACTCTGGAGACCATTCGGATGACCCCTGGTCTCCCTCTGACATCTCGTGgcgggaggaggagcaggagtcaCTACGGAGATCGCTCCGCTCCCTACAGACACAGTTGGCCAATGAACGTGCtcggagagagggggcagagcgaGATGCAGACCACCTAGCCAATGAGAATGTGGCACTAGAGCAGCGCCTGGGAATGATGGAGGGGTGCCAG gccagACTAGTGGAGCTGGAGTGTGAGGCTGAGGAGCTTCGTCAGCTGTGGAGAGCCGACTACAGCAACAAAGCTTTGAGGTCAAGGGTCAGCCTGGGCATGCTGCCCAATGCCCTCTTCTTCCCCCTGAaccaggagagggggatgggggaggatggagagagtgagggagacctGATGGAGGTCAGCTACCGTTCCAAGGTGAAAGGTTGTGATGTCCTAAAGCACTGCAACAGCGAGAAGCAGCTTAGGTCTCTACGGGGTGAGGGGTCAGACGTATACGAGAGTCATGACCACGAGCGTTCGTGCGTCCGCCATTCGGAGGTGGTGAAGCAGCGTGGGATCTCCCTTCTCAACGAGGTTGACGCTCAGTACAGCGCCCTGCAGGTCAAATATGACGCGCTGCTGCGGCGCTGCCACCAGGGGGAGCAGGACCCAAGCCAGCAGCACAGCCAAAAGGAGGTCCAAAAGCCCAGCGGAGCCCCCTTGGTCCGCCCACGAAGCCCAGCCTCCCTCCGCCAGGGCCAGGAGGATGAACTTCACCAGCCTGAGTACAAGGCCCTGTTCAAGGAGATCTTTACCTGCATCAAGAAAACCAAAGAGGATCTGAGTGAGAACAGGGGAAAGTCTTGGCAGCTGGAGTAG
- the LOC112224388 gene encoding zinc finger protein 888-like, which translates to MQKQMSGGKGPPLPLPSLRLMVPPLRLVSAAIWQTIQQRHVMDYGMLEEFVTMVTEMVPELLNIRQRAQLILGLRARLVLELCRSKPITDLQTIQPHLDRIQTLTPLWGTQTDDEDLSESNFLGLIQTLLNDPNEMEHFFQDVFPVEFGPKYDAAIEKLMCQFLSRLEKLLPVSNFQQAASLLSDVPSVLEECVQSVSHPQQLKTLLQYHRDLSQLDNHDTLSSSDGDCILSALCLPPVERVVIATEQTESETQTLSLNVFMDTFTKELEVDSATLTEYTEMEPGTSMDVIKSEKRVECEKNNKQSIELTDPVEHEDMEVHDGNEEENVLGIGPVQDETEGIVEEVNPRYRTVMVIGEDGVAQPYEDSSVRKPQIKTHKDSGSHGEQMKSIDVSDKIISSMLHKPSVELQRIDTTNLILPSRPVRQNRGRKMKTLLARERQQTKTELSEENAFKKCPICGKTFSRGADMKRHQKIHTGERPFQCLQCKKRFLYHFDLRRHRQNVCKVVVSEPKGETSKQLKGRSNMCDMSYKDPQSLEKPRLKCEKDSKKRRSRSPDSDEKDTIQKPEGRDTEPSSGVTLEATPEDSDSSSTSTPQDPSYDPSGEPSKTEKHKQSKVCCICKKRLPKSYSMKVHMRSHSDLRPHKCPHCGQTFKNIYDMRKHIVKTVCKVLRADPEEAQAQVHALTHSPLHCTECSRMFADPVKLDRHKLSHKPLKCTMCENSFNGVKPLKKHYLDAHKFSGPFLCTSCDKSYTDLAALIRHERTHTGDLPYQCSHCPRKFNLSAVLVEHERIHTGEKRCLCWECGKGFISNAKLKMHMLCVHRKPEDKHFSCSQCDKSYALQRTLQVHVARHHAGVRFPCTYCGKLFLNMSSLTRHDLIHTQERPFKCTELECGKSFKSKSEVKVHMRYHTGERPFKCKVCGKGFTQNCYLTQHMRTHTGEKPYPCSVCGRKFDDSRKRKRHMMIHTGEKPHKCLKCEKAFSRADLLKAHDRKEH; encoded by the exons ATGCAAAAACAAATGTCTGGGGGGAAAG gtccccctcttcctctcccctctctgcgccTCATGGTCCCGCCACTGCGGCTGGTTTCAGCAGCCATCTGGCAAACGATCCAGCAGAGACACGTGATGGATTATGGGATGCTGGAGGAGTTTGTTACCATGGTCACAGAGATGGTTCCAGAGCTTCTGAACATCCGACAGAGGGCCCAACTTATTCTGGGTCTTCGAGCACgg CTGGTCCTGGAGTTGTGTCGCTCGAAGCCGATCACAGACCTCCAGACCATTCAGCCACACCTGGACAGGATACAGACCCTCACACCTCTCTGGGGGACACAG ACTGATGATGAAGATTTATCTGAATCTAACTTTCTGGGGCTGATTCAAACCCTGCTGAACGACCCAAATGAGATGGAACACTTCTTCCAG GATGTTTTTCCTGTGGAATTTGGTCCCAAGTATGATGCAGCAATCGAGAAACTAATGTGTCAGTTTCTTTCAAGACTTGAGAAGCTACTTCCAGTATCAAACTTTCAACAG GCTGCGTCCCTGCTCAGCGATGTCCCCTCTGTTCTGGAGGAATGTGTGCAGTCTGTGTCTCACCCTCAGCAGCTGAAAACCCTGCTTCAGTACCACAGAGACCTCAGCCAGCTGGACAACCATG ATACTCTGTCTTCCTCCGATGGGGACTGCATTCtttcagctctctgtctccctccagtagAAAGGGTGGTGATTGCAACTGAACAGACAGAGTCAGAAACACAGACATTATCCTTGAATGTCTTCATGGATACATTTACCAAAGAGTTGGAAGTGGACTCTGCAACACTGACAGAGTACACAGAGATGGAACCCGGGACAAGTATGGATGTAATAAAAAGCGAGAAGAGGGTGGAATGtgagaaaaacaacaaacaatctATAGAGTTAACGGACCCTGTGGAACATGAGGACATGGAGGTTCATGACGGAAATGAAGAAGAGAATGTTCTGGGGATTGGACCAGTACAAGATGAGACGGAAGGTATTGTTGAAGAAGTGAACCCCAGGTACAGAACAGTGATGGTTATCGGGGAAGATGGGGTGGCACAGCCTTATGAAGATTCAAGTGTCAGAAAGCCCCAAATAAAGACTCATAAAGACAGTGGAAGTCATGGAGAACAAATGAAAAGCATAGATGTATCTGATAAGATCATATCCTCAATGCTTCACAAGCCTTCAGTGGAGCTACAAAGAATTGATACTACTAACCTGATATTACCATCTAGACCAGTTAGACAAAACAGGGGGCGTAAGATGAAGACATTGCTAGCACGAGAACGGCAACAAACCAAAACAGAACTTTCAGAAGAAAATGCATTCAAAAAATGCCCAATTTGTGGGAAGACTTTCAGTCGAGGTGCTGACATGAAGCGACACCAGAAAATCCACACAGGTGAGCGCCCATTTCAGTGTCTCCAGTGTAAGAAACGCTTCTTGTACCATTTTGATCTGAGGAGACATCGGCAAAATGTGTGTAAAGTAGTTGTGTCAGAACCTAAAGGTGAAACATCCAAGCAGCTCAAAGGCAGGTCGAATATGTGTGATATGAGTTACAAGGACCCACAAAGCTTGGAGAAACCGAGACTAAAATGTGAAAAAGACTCCAAGAAAAGGCGTAGCAGATCTCCAGATAGTGATGAGAAGGACACAATCCAGAAACCTGAGGGAAGAGACACGGAGCCGTCCAGTGGTGTTACTCTTGAGGCAACACCCGAGGACAGTGACTCATCCTCCACCAGTACTCCCCAGGACCCATCTTACGACCCATCTGGCGAACCTAGCAAGACCGAAAAACACAAGCAGTCAAAAGTGTGCTGCATTTGCAAAAAACGTTTGCCAAAATCTTACAGCATGAAAGTTCACATGAGGTCCCACTCAGATCTGCGCCCTCACAAATGTCCTCATTGTGGGCAGACATTCAAGAACATCTATGATATGAGGAAGCACATTGTAAAGACTGTGTGCAAGGTGCTGCGAGCTGATCCTGAAGAGGCCCAGGCCCAGGTACATGCACTCACCCACAGCCCCCTCCACTGCACTGAGTGCAGTAGGATGTTTGCAGACCCAGTAAAGCTAGACAGGCACAAGCTGTCGCACAAGCCTTTGAAATGCACCATGTGTGAAAACAGCTTCAATGGGGTCAAGCCCCTTAAGAAACACTATCTGGATGCCCATAAATTCAGCGGGCCATTCCTCTGCACCTCCTGTGATAAAAGCTACACTGATTTAGCAGCTCTCATCAGACACGAGAGGACTCACACCGGAGACCTCCCATACCAGTGCTCCCACTGTCCACGGAAGTTTAACTTATCAGCGGTTCTTGTCGAACACGAGAGAATACATACCGGAGAGAAACGATGCCTTTGCTGGGAGTGTGGAAAGGGATTTATCAGCAATGCAAAACTGAAAATGCACATGCTGTGTGTTCACAGAAAACCTGAAGATAAACACTTCTCCTGCTCCCAGTGTGACAAATCTTACGCATTACAAAGGACGTTACAAGTCCATGTGGCGAGACATCATGCTGGGGTGCGTTTCCCGTGCACATACTGCGGTAAGCTGTTTCTGAACATGTCCTCATTGACAAGGCATGACCTGATTCACACTCAGGAGAGGCCTTTTAAATGCACCGAATTGGAGTGCGGCAAAAGTTTCAAATCAAAATCTGAAGTGAAGGTACACATGAGATACCATACTGGGGAGCGGCCATTCAAGTGTAAAGTCTGTGGGAAGGGTTTTACTCAAAACTGTTATCTCACTCAACACATGCGAACtcatacaggggagaagccttatcCTTGTTCTGTCTGTGGAAGAAAATTTGATGACTCTAGGAAACGGAAAAGGCATATGATgattcacactggagagaagccccACAAATGTTTGAAATGTGAGAAAGCTTTCAGTCGGGCAGACCTGTTGAAAGCACATGACaggaaagaacactga
- the LOC112224390 gene encoding DNA-directed RNA polymerase III subunit RPC5-like isoform X1, with the protein MASEEDDDPIIQEIDVYLAKSLADKLYLFQYPVRPSSMTYDDVTHLSAKIKPKQQKVELEMAINTLSPNYCRSKGEQIALNVDGTTSEDSNTYSVKMMDKQTFTSIQSTTNTSRYAAAVFRKGELHITPLQGILQMRPSFSYLDKADGKHREREAANEGGDSSQDEVEEDVKAVTVRFSRPESDQARQRRILSYDFLQKKQAEEPWVYLHYHGLNDGRSDHERQYLYCQAMGGSENTELVKTPKEYLAMLMPPITEEKIVRPVGPSNVLSMAQLRTLPLGDQVKTLLKNVKVIPFANLMGLLTPGTDSTAVLRCIQQVALLVQGNWVVKSDVLYPKNSCSPHSGVPAEVLCRGRDFVMWRFTQERSVMRKEVTAIIKLLPEDVKDFLEHMAVPRINRGWEFLLPSDSDFIKKHPDVAQRQHMLWIGIQSKLEKVFNFSKEDLVSKKDPQTEAMHVSGEQRLKAAHERARQNQPSLQKDLSARRQGKGGAGPSGGAAVRVKEEPVSDGEDEPMDTSSSSSALPNGLVNGYPSAATSAALNPHNGHGGTPMPSPSPELRDFVWNMFRKQHVLTLSEVKRLFNLHLASLPPGDSLFHSISDRLLQDTILMSHCKQILVPFPAQSTAAADEQKVFAVWETGETFDKHRQVLYEIFMKNYRVRRNVIQTRLTQEMGDQVTKDDVDRLLKECCVSFGGMWYLKGTLQS; encoded by the exons ATGGCCAGTGAGGAGGACGATGACCCCATCATACAAGAG ATTGATGTATACCTAGCTAAAAGCCTTGCGGACAAGCTATATCTGTTCCAG TATCCAGTACGCCCTTCCTCTATGACCTATGATGATGTCACTCATCTATCTGCCAAGATCAAGCCcaagcagcagaag GTGGAGTTGGAGATGGCCATTAACACTCTGAGTCCTAACTACTGTCGAAGTAAAGGAGAGCAGATCGCCCTCAACGTGGACGGAACCACCTCAGAGGACTCCAACACCTACTCTGT GAAGATGATGGACAAACAGACGTTCACATCCATCCAGTCCACAACCAACACCTCCAGATACGCTGCTGCTGTCTTCAGGAAAG GGGAGCTCCACATCACGCCGCTGCAGGGTATCCTTCAGATGCGACCCAGCTTCTCCTATCTGGATAAGGCTGATGGCAAACACAGAGAGCGGGAGGCTGCTAACGAAGGGGGAGACTCTTCTCAggatgaggtggaggaagacGTCAAGGCTGTCACT GTGAGGTTTTCCCGTCCTGAGTCGGACCAGGCTCGTCAGCGGCGTATCCTGTCGTACGACTTCCTTCAGAAGAAACAGGCAGAGGAGCCCTGGGTCTACCTGCACTACCACGGCCTCAAC gatggCCGTTCGGACCACGAGAGGCAATACCTGTACTGCCAGGCCATGGGAGGCTCTGAGAACACAGAACTGGTAAAAACACCAAA ggAGTACCTGGCAATGCTCATGCCCCCTATCACAGAGGAGAAGAT tgtgagGCCCGTAGGTCCCAGTAACGTGCTGTCCATGGCCCAGCTCCGGACCCTGCCGCTAGGTGACCAGGTCAAAACCCTGTTGAAGAACG tcAAAGTGATACCGTTTGCCAACCTGATGGGTTTGTTGACCCCTGGGACAGACTCCACTGCGGTGCTGCGCTGCATCCAGCAGGTGGCACTACTGGTGCAGGGTAACTGGGTGGTCAAGAG TGACGTGCTGTATCCTAAGAACAGCTGTAGTCCCCACAGTGGTGTGCCTGCTGAGGTGCTGTGTCGAGGAAGAGACTTTGTG ATGTGGAGATTCACTCAGGAGCGCTCAGTGATGAGGAAGGAGGTCACAGCCATCATCAAG CTCCTGCCGGAGGATGTGAAGGACTTCTTGGAACACATGGCGGTGCCTCGTATAAACCGTGGCTGGGAGTTCCTGTTGCCAAGCGACAGTGACTTCATCAAAAAGCACCCTGACGTGGCCCAGCGGCAGCACATGCTGTGGATTGGGATACAGAGCAA ATTGGAGAAGGTCTTCAACTTCTCTAAGGAGGACCTGGTATCCAAAAAGGACCCACAAACAG AAGCTATGCACGTGAGTGGCGAGCAGCGTCTGAAGGCAGCCCATGAGCGTGCACGACAGAACCAGCCCTCTCTTCAGAAGGACCTGAGCGCTCGTCGACAGGGAAAGGGTGGAGCCGGACCGAGCGGTGGAGCCGCGGTCAGAGTCAAAGAGGAACCTGTCAGCGACGGTGAAGACGAACCCATGGacacatcctcttcctcctccgctCTCCCTAACGGGTTGGTAAACGGTTACCCATCCGCCGCCACTTCCGCTGCCTTGAATCCTCATAACGGGCACGGCGGGACTCCCATGCCCTCACCGTCACCTGAGCTGAGGGACTTTGTGTGGAACATGTTCAGGAAGCAGCATGTGCTGACGCTGAGCGAAGTCAAGAGGCTGTTCAACCTCCACCTGGCCTCCCTGCCTCCCGGAGACAGCCTGTTCCACTCCATCTCAGACCGCCTGCTACAGGATACTATACTGATGAGCCACTGCAAACAGATACTGGTGCCT TTTCCAGCCCAGAGCACAGCAGCTGCTGATGAGCAGAAGGTGTTTGCTGtgtgggagacaggagagaccttCGACAAG CATCGTCAGGTCCTGTATGAGATCTTCATGAAGAACTACCGGGTGAGGAGGAACGTGATCCAGACCAGGCTGACGCAGGAGATGGGAGACCAGGTTACCAAGGATGATGTGGACCGCCTGCTTAAG GAGTGCTGTGTGAGCTTTGGAGGGATGTGGTACCTCAAGGGTACCCTACAGTCCTGA
- the LOC112224389 gene encoding cerebellar degeneration-related protein 2-like isoform X2: MYSTNQEQLQEIEYLTKQVDLLRQVNDQHAKVYEQLDQSSREQEQSNTRLVQDNRTAQHKIQGLTEMIEALQTQVEDLQRQVEDLKTAPANPHRKPLAESWRPYGVQSVSCLNELQRTHSVYSGDHSDDPWSPSDISWREEEQESLRRSLRSLQTQLANERARREGAERDADHLANENVALEQRLGMMEGCQARLVELECEAEELRQLWRADYSNKALRSRVSLGMLPNALFFPLNQERGMGEDGESEGDLMEVSYRSKVKGCDVLKHCNSEKQLRSLRGEGSDVYESHDHERSCVRHSEVVKQRGISLLNEVDAQYSALQVKYDALLRRCHQGEQDPSQQHSQKEVQKPSGAPLVRPRSPASLRQGQEDELHQPEYKALFKEIFTCIKKTKEDLSENRGKSWQLE; encoded by the exons atgtactccaccaatcaggaacAGCTACAGGAGATAGAG tacctgACTAAGCAGGTGGACCTCCTGAGACAGGTGAATGATCAGCATGCTAAGGTGTACGAGCAGTTAGATCAGTCCTCCAGAGAACAGGAGCAGAGCAACACCCGCCTGGTACAGGACAACAGGACCGCCCAGCACAAGATCCAGGG GCTCACAGAGATGATCGAGGCTCTGCAGACCCAGGTGGAGGATCTGCAACGTCAGGTAGAGGATCTGAAGACCGCCCCTGCTAATCCCCATAGGAAACCCCTTGCAGAATCATGGCGGCCCTACGGGGTGCAGAGCGTGTCCTGCCTGAATGAGTTGCAACGCACACACAG TGTCTACTCTGGAGACCATTCGGATGACCCCTGGTCTCCCTCTGACATCTCGTGgcgggaggaggagcaggagtcaCTACGGAGATCGCTCCGCTCCCTACAGACACAGTTGGCCAATGAACGTGCtcggagagagggggcagagcgaGATGCAGACCACCTAGCCAATGAGAATGTGGCACTAGAGCAGCGCCTGGGAATGATGGAGGGGTGCCAG gccagACTAGTGGAGCTGGAGTGTGAGGCTGAGGAGCTTCGTCAGCTGTGGAGAGCCGACTACAGCAACAAAGCTTTGAGGTCAAGGGTCAGCCTGGGCATGCTGCCCAATGCCCTCTTCTTCCCCCTGAaccaggagagggggatgggggaggatggagagagtgagggagacctGATGGAGGTCAGCTACCGTTCCAAGGTGAAAGGTTGTGATGTCCTAAAGCACTGCAACAGCGAGAAGCAGCTTAGGTCTCTACGGGGTGAGGGGTCAGACGTATACGAGAGTCATGACCACGAGCGTTCGTGCGTCCGCCATTCGGAGGTGGTGAAGCAGCGTGGGATCTCCCTTCTCAACGAGGTTGACGCTCAGTACAGCGCCCTGCAGGTCAAATATGACGCGCTGCTGCGGCGCTGCCACCAGGGGGAGCAGGACCCAAGCCAGCAGCACAGCCAAAAGGAGGTCCAAAAGCCCAGCGGAGCCCCCTTGGTCCGCCCACGAAGCCCAGCCTCCCTCCGCCAGGGCCAGGAGGATGAACTTCACCAGCCTGAGTACAAGGCCCTGTTCAAGGAGATCTTTACCTGCATCAAGAAAACCAAAGAGGATCTGAGTGAGAACAGGGGAAAGTCTTGGCAGCTGGAGTAG
- the LOC112224390 gene encoding DNA-directed RNA polymerase III subunit RPC5-like isoform X2, giving the protein MASEEDDDPIIQEIDVYLAKSLADKLYLFQYPVRPSSMTYDDVTHLSAKIKPKQQKVELEMAINTLSPNYCRSKGEQIALNVDGTTSEDSNTYSVKMMDKQTFTSIQSTTNTSRYAAAVFRKGELHITPLQGILQMRPSFSYLDKADGKHREREAANEGGDSSQDEVEEDVKAVTVRFSRPESDQARQRRILSYDFLQKKQAEEPWVYLHYHGLNDGRSDHERQYLYCQAMGGSENTELVKTPKEYLAMLMPPITEEKIVRPVGPSNVLSMAQLRTLPLGDQVKTLLKNVKVIPFANLMGLLTPGTDSTAVLRCIQQVALLVQGNWVVKSDVLYPKNSCSPHSGVPAEVLCRGRDFVMWRFTQERSVMRKEVTAIIKLLPEDVKDFLEHMAVPRINRGWEFLLPSDSDFIKKHPDVAQRQHMLWIGIQSKLEKVFNFSKEDLVSKKDPQTAMHVSGEQRLKAAHERARQNQPSLQKDLSARRQGKGGAGPSGGAAVRVKEEPVSDGEDEPMDTSSSSSALPNGLVNGYPSAATSAALNPHNGHGGTPMPSPSPELRDFVWNMFRKQHVLTLSEVKRLFNLHLASLPPGDSLFHSISDRLLQDTILMSHCKQILVPFPAQSTAAADEQKVFAVWETGETFDKHRQVLYEIFMKNYRVRRNVIQTRLTQEMGDQVTKDDVDRLLKECCVSFGGMWYLKGTLQS; this is encoded by the exons ATGGCCAGTGAGGAGGACGATGACCCCATCATACAAGAG ATTGATGTATACCTAGCTAAAAGCCTTGCGGACAAGCTATATCTGTTCCAG TATCCAGTACGCCCTTCCTCTATGACCTATGATGATGTCACTCATCTATCTGCCAAGATCAAGCCcaagcagcagaag GTGGAGTTGGAGATGGCCATTAACACTCTGAGTCCTAACTACTGTCGAAGTAAAGGAGAGCAGATCGCCCTCAACGTGGACGGAACCACCTCAGAGGACTCCAACACCTACTCTGT GAAGATGATGGACAAACAGACGTTCACATCCATCCAGTCCACAACCAACACCTCCAGATACGCTGCTGCTGTCTTCAGGAAAG GGGAGCTCCACATCACGCCGCTGCAGGGTATCCTTCAGATGCGACCCAGCTTCTCCTATCTGGATAAGGCTGATGGCAAACACAGAGAGCGGGAGGCTGCTAACGAAGGGGGAGACTCTTCTCAggatgaggtggaggaagacGTCAAGGCTGTCACT GTGAGGTTTTCCCGTCCTGAGTCGGACCAGGCTCGTCAGCGGCGTATCCTGTCGTACGACTTCCTTCAGAAGAAACAGGCAGAGGAGCCCTGGGTCTACCTGCACTACCACGGCCTCAAC gatggCCGTTCGGACCACGAGAGGCAATACCTGTACTGCCAGGCCATGGGAGGCTCTGAGAACACAGAACTGGTAAAAACACCAAA ggAGTACCTGGCAATGCTCATGCCCCCTATCACAGAGGAGAAGAT tgtgagGCCCGTAGGTCCCAGTAACGTGCTGTCCATGGCCCAGCTCCGGACCCTGCCGCTAGGTGACCAGGTCAAAACCCTGTTGAAGAACG tcAAAGTGATACCGTTTGCCAACCTGATGGGTTTGTTGACCCCTGGGACAGACTCCACTGCGGTGCTGCGCTGCATCCAGCAGGTGGCACTACTGGTGCAGGGTAACTGGGTGGTCAAGAG TGACGTGCTGTATCCTAAGAACAGCTGTAGTCCCCACAGTGGTGTGCCTGCTGAGGTGCTGTGTCGAGGAAGAGACTTTGTG ATGTGGAGATTCACTCAGGAGCGCTCAGTGATGAGGAAGGAGGTCACAGCCATCATCAAG CTCCTGCCGGAGGATGTGAAGGACTTCTTGGAACACATGGCGGTGCCTCGTATAAACCGTGGCTGGGAGTTCCTGTTGCCAAGCGACAGTGACTTCATCAAAAAGCACCCTGACGTGGCCCAGCGGCAGCACATGCTGTGGATTGGGATACAGAGCAA ATTGGAGAAGGTCTTCAACTTCTCTAAGGAGGACCTGGTATCCAAAAAGGACCCACAAACAG CTATGCACGTGAGTGGCGAGCAGCGTCTGAAGGCAGCCCATGAGCGTGCACGACAGAACCAGCCCTCTCTTCAGAAGGACCTGAGCGCTCGTCGACAGGGAAAGGGTGGAGCCGGACCGAGCGGTGGAGCCGCGGTCAGAGTCAAAGAGGAACCTGTCAGCGACGGTGAAGACGAACCCATGGacacatcctcttcctcctccgctCTCCCTAACGGGTTGGTAAACGGTTACCCATCCGCCGCCACTTCCGCTGCCTTGAATCCTCATAACGGGCACGGCGGGACTCCCATGCCCTCACCGTCACCTGAGCTGAGGGACTTTGTGTGGAACATGTTCAGGAAGCAGCATGTGCTGACGCTGAGCGAAGTCAAGAGGCTGTTCAACCTCCACCTGGCCTCCCTGCCTCCCGGAGACAGCCTGTTCCACTCCATCTCAGACCGCCTGCTACAGGATACTATACTGATGAGCCACTGCAAACAGATACTGGTGCCT TTTCCAGCCCAGAGCACAGCAGCTGCTGATGAGCAGAAGGTGTTTGCTGtgtgggagacaggagagaccttCGACAAG CATCGTCAGGTCCTGTATGAGATCTTCATGAAGAACTACCGGGTGAGGAGGAACGTGATCCAGACCAGGCTGACGCAGGAGATGGGAGACCAGGTTACCAAGGATGATGTGGACCGCCTGCTTAAG GAGTGCTGTGTGAGCTTTGGAGGGATGTGGTACCTCAAGGGTACCCTACAGTCCTGA